The DNA region AAATCAATTGACGCGAAAAAGGTTACTGTGATTAACGCTACAGAAGGGATGCTCCTATTACCAGGTGGTGAGAAAGAGCATGAGGGCCATGATCATGGTCATGGGGAGGATGGCCATAGCCATGCTTACGACCCTCATGTATGGTTGTCTCCTGAACGCTCTATTGCCTTGGTAGAAAATATTCGTGATGGTTTGGTCGCTAAATACCCAAATAAGAAGGAAGTCTTTGAGAAAAATACAACAGCCTATATTGAAAAATTGAAGGCCTTGCATGCAAAATATTCTGAAACATTATCTGCGGCTAAGCAAAAATATTTTGTCACTCAGCATACAGCTTTTGCATATCTAGCTTTGGATTATGGTTTGAAACAAGTCTCTATCACAGGCGTTTCAGCAGATAAAGATCCAACGCCATCACGTTTGGCAGAATTGACAAAATATATCAATAAATATGGCATTAAATATATCTATTTTGAGGAGAATGCTTCTAAATCTGTAGCAGAAACCCTTGCCAAAGAAACCGGTGTTCAACTAGATGTGTTGAATCCTCTGGAAAGTTTGACAGACGAAGATATGAAGAAGGGGAAAGATTATATTTCTGTGATGGAAGATAATCTAGCTGCGCTTGAAAAAACAACTTCTCAGGCTGGTTCTGAAATTTTACCAGAGGAAGGCGAAACAACAGCCAAGACGGTCTATAATGGGTATTTTGAAGACAGTGCTATAAAAGATCGTACTCTTTCAGATTATGCTGGAGAATGGCAGTCAGTTTATCCTTATCTTTTAGATGGTACTCTAGATCAAGTTTTTGATTATAAGGCAAAGCTAAAGGGCGGCATGACTGCAAAAGAGTATAAAGATTACTATACTATTGGTTACAAGACAGATGTTGATCATATCAATATAAAAGATGATACAATGGAATTTGTAGTAGGTGACAAAAAAGAGAAGTTTACCTATAAGTATGTTGGTTACAAGGTTTTGACCTATAAAAAAGGGAATCGTGGTGTTCGTTTCTTGTTTGAAGCTACGGATGCTAATGCAGGTAGATTTAAGTATGTGCAATTTAGCGATCACAATATTGCTCCTGTTAAGACTGGTCATTTCCACATCTATTTTGGTGGAGAGAGTCAAGAAAAACTTCTGGAAGAATTGGAAAACTGGCCTACGTATTATCCAAATAGTCTAACTGGCTTGGAGATTGGACAGGAAATGTTAGCACACTAAAAATAAAAAGAAGGCCGAAGAGAAAAGAACCCCTTATAATGGACAGTATAAAAAGTACTATACTGTTCTTATAAGGAGGTTCTTTTCTCATGGCTAAAAAAGGAAGTAAATTTACAAAGTATCCACCTGAATTCAAAATACAAGTAGTCGAGGACTATCTTAGTGGGAAAAGTGGTGGTATGGACTCAATTGTAAAAAAGTATGGCTTGAAATCAAACAATCAAGTCCTCACATGGACTAGAAAATATCACGAAAATCCACAATTGCTCCACCAAGATTTAAGAGGTGCTAAATCAACTGGTCGCCCAAAATCAACCAATCTTGATGAAATGACAATAGAGGAACAGAATGCCTTTCTTCGTATGGAGAATGACATTTTAAAAACCTTAAGGACTCTCCTCAGAAAGTGAGAAGAGTCCACCTTTATCAAGTCGTTGAACAATTGAAAGAACGTTATTCCATCTCCCGTTTATGTGCCTATTTGGGTTTCCCTAGGTCATCATACTACCTCTGGTTAAGCAATGGAAAACCTGAACACAAGCGGTTTAACCCTGACCTAGCACAGGTCATTACAGCTATTTTTAATGAGACTCAGAAAGGTTATCGTTTCATTTGTTATCAACTGAGAAGAAAATACGATATTTTCTGTCATCCTAAAACTGTCCTACGCTATATGCGTATTCTGGGTTTGAAGTCGCCAATTCGAAAGAAACGCTATCATTCTTGCACACAGCGTGAGATAAATGAAAAGGCAAGACACGTCCACTACAACGTGCTTGCCCGAAACTTTAAAGCAGAACGTCCTCTCCAGAAACTAACAACGGATGTCAGTTATGTTTACCACAAACAGGGAAGGATGTTCCTTAGCGTCATAAAAGATTGTTATGACAACTCTATTCTAGCATATACTCTTTCAGATTATAACGATAATCAGCTCGTTTTTGAAAATTTAGACCTCGTCTTCAATGAAAATTGGGATGCCACACACATTTGTGTCTTGCATTCTGATCAAGGTTTTCAGTACACCAACCAACTTTATCTCAGAAAACTAGACCAGTATGGTGTTACGATTTCCCATTCTGGAAAAGGGAATTGTTATGACAATGCTTCTTGTGAAAATTTCTTTTCCCATCTCAAGAGTGAGTCCTTACGACTCTTTCCTCCTAATAACAGAGATGAACTCATCCAACAAATTAAAGAATACATGGACTGGTATAACTATGATAGACCACAAGAAATATTAAAAGGTATGACCCCTATGGAATTCAGGGAGTCATACCTTACTAACTAATATTCTTTTTTACACTGTCTATTTTAGACGGGGCTTGACAAAGAGAATTCGGTCTTTCTTCTTGACATGATTTGACTACAAGTGTAAACTGAAAATAATTGGAGGTGATGCGGTGGAACAGACTATTTCGGCTGCTGAGTGGCAGGTGATGCGAGTGCTATGGGCACAGCCTGGGGTAACCTCTCAGGAAATTATTCAGGCTTTACAGAAGGGGTTCGATTGGCAGGCAACAACGATTAAAACTCTTTTAGGGCGTTTGCGGAAAAAGAATTATCTACGTATGGTCAAGGAAGCTAGCAAGTATCGTTATTATCCGCTGGTTAGTGAAGAAGCACATTTGCAGAGGCAAGTAGAAACTTTGTTAGCGACTATGTGTTCAACAAAACAGGGGCAGGTGGTGGAAAAACTGCTAGACATAGGGATGTTTTCCCAAAAAAGTCTGGAGAATTTGGTGAAAAAAATTCGGCAGTTGCAGGAAACAGCGCCTGAACAGATTGTTTGTCGATGCTTAGCAGGACAATGTACTTGTGGGGGCCATCAGAAAGGAACTTGATATGAAACAACTCTTGAAATTGAAGAATATGTCTTGTCAAAATTGTGTCAAACATGTGACTAAGTATTTATTGGATTTGGAAGGTGTGGAGGAAGTGCACATTCATTTAAAGGAAGGATTGGCTGAGGTTGAGACTTCGGTAGTCTATGGATTGGAGCGCTATCAAGAAGTTCTGGAAGAGACGATTTATGATGTTGAGGAGCTGGTATAGTTTTCTAAAAAATAGGCTTACACATTGCGAATGTACTTTTTAAGATTTGCTCTAATGGGGCGGTTTTAGTCCATTTGTCTGGAATCTTTATGGAAATCTATATCTCCTCTACCTTCTGATTTTGAGTAACGGTTTGGGAAAATCATAAAAGGCTTAGAAGCACATTGGTAAAAATGTGGATACTAAGCCTTTTTTGAATGAGTCGTGTCGAGAATAGGCTCCTTCTACTGGGGAGAAGCATCAAAAGCGTTTTTCGTGACTGTCTTTTAGTGCTTGGAGGAAGTGAGTGAGGTCTAGCTGGATTCGTCTGGGGGATAGCTGCTCCCAAAAATCATCTGTGCGAAAACGAGGAATGAGGTGGATATGGAAGTGGGTACCAGGGTCAAACAAACGATCGTTGCAAGCAAGGGTCACTCCATCAATCGCTAGATGTTGGCAAAGCTGTTCGGTTAGGAGAGCTTCTAAGTCAGCCAACTCGTAGCGGGTGGCCGGGGGAAGTTGACTAAGTTTGTCATAGTGTTGTTTGCTGATAATGAGCAGGTGTCCAGTCTGAATAGGATCGATATCCCATACGATTTTGAAGTTCTCTGTTTGGTAGAGAATATCTTCTTTCCTGATTTGCTCACAAAAAATACAGGTCATAAGCGACTCCTTATAAAAATATGCCAAAAGGAAATCGGTTAGGATTTCCTTTGTTTGTTCTAATAAGTCAATACGGAGTATTTTTTCTTACCGCGGCGGATAACGGTCAGCTCATCATCAATCTTATCACTGTCTGAAAGGGTGTAGTTCAGATCTTGTATGCGTTCACCATTTATATAAATGGCACCGTTTTGCACATCTTCACGAGCTTGACGTTTGGAGCTGACAATACCGGAGGTAACCAGTAGTTCAATGATGTTAAGATTATCATCAGCTTGGACTGCATAGTTAGGAACATTGCTGAGCCCTTGCTTGAGTTCTTTGGCGGAAAGGTTTTTGATGTTTCCAGCAAAAAGTTGCTCGGTAATATTGAGGGCTTGTTTATAAGCTTCTTCACCGTGAACCAAGGTAACTACCTCACGAGCCAAGATTTTTTGAGCTAGACGTTCATGGCGGGCAGCATCAAATTCTTTTTCGATTTCAGTGATTTCATCCAAGCTTAAGAAGGTAAAAATCTTAAGGAAGCGGACAGCATCGTCATCCATGACATTGAGCCAAAATTGGTACATTTCGTAAGGAGAGGTTTTATCAGCATCTAACCAAACGGCATTACCTTCAGACTTACCAAATTTTTTACCGGTTGAGTCGGTAATAAGGGGAACTGTCAAGACATGCCCTTGCTTATCTGCTTTACGGCGGAGCAATTCGGTTCCTGCGGTCATGTTGCCCCACTGATCTGAACCTCCGATTTGTAAAGTGACATTGTGTTTGTCATTCAGTTCGTAGAAATCGTAACCCTGCATGATCTGGTAGGCAAACTCGGTGTAGGAAATTCCTGTTTCAATCCGTTTTTTGACGGATTCCTTGCTCATCATGTAATTAACAGTGTAGTATTTGCCAACATCGCGTAGGAAATCAATGAAACTGATAGAGCTGAACCAATCGTAGTTGTTGACCATCTCAGCCTTGTTTTCTCCGTTTTCAAAATCAAGGAAACGAGATAGTTGGTTTTGGATTTTACCGACCCAGCCATCAACAGTTTCTTTGGTTTGGAGGCTTCGTTCAGCATCTTTGAAGGAAGGGTCTCCAATTAGACCTGTTGCACCACCAACCAGAGCATAGGGCTTGTGTCCAGCTAATTGTAAATGCCGAAGGACTAGGATAGGAACCAAGTGACCTAGATGCAGACTGTCAGCCGTAGGGTCGTAGCCAGAGTAGAAAGAAACTTTTCCTTCTGTTAGGGCTTTTACTAGGGCTTCTTCGTCTGTTGTTTGAAAGACCAAGCCACGAGCTTGGAGTTCTTCAAAAATATTCATTAGACTTTCTCCTTAAAATAAGATACGAGACCGTAAAAATTCGAGAGAAAAATAGGAAATCGACACTGTGTCAACAGACACAAGGAGATTTATCTTTTTTCCGACGAATTTAGGTCGAGTTCAATTAAAAGATACGAGACCGTAAAAATTCGAGAGAAAAATAGGAAATTGACGTATGAGTACTCGACACTAGGAGACATATTCTTTTTCAACGAATTTAGGTCAAAATCAATTATAAAATTTCTTCTTCATTATACCACGAAATTGCGGAAAATAAACAAAATTTGGTATAATGGAGCAATGAGGAGTTATTTATTATGGCATCTAAGATAAATAAGCAAGAACTGAAAAAGAGATTTACTGATATAGGATTGGGAGATAAACTGGGAGTTTTTCTTCGTACATTGAAGGTTTTATCAGATTCGATAGTTGTATTAGCAGTACTATTTAGTCTGTTTGGCGCAGGGGTTGGGGTTGGTTTTGTTGTCAATCTATTTGACAATGTTGAGATTCCTAAGACAGAGGAATTAGTAAAAAAGGTTTCAGCAGTCAGTCGGATTTCAAAAGTTGTCTATTCAGATGGTAGCTTGGTTGCGGAAGTAAATTCTGATTTACTTCGTATGCCAGTTGCTTTAGGAGATGTTTCTGATTACTTAAAGCAGGCTGTGATAGCGACAGAGGATGAAACCTTTGAAACTCATAATGGTGTTGTACCGAAAGCTGTTTTGCGTGCCGCCTTGGGGGCTGTTGGATTTGGTTCTTCTAGTGGTGGTTCAACTTTGACGCAGCAGCTAATTAAGCAACAGTTAGTCGGGGATGCTCCGACCTTTGCTCGTAAGGCCAATGAGATTGTTTCTGCTTTGGCTCTAGAACGAAATATGAGCAAGGAAGAGATTTTGAACACTTACCTAAATGTCTCACCTTTTGGGCGGAATAATCAAGGAAAGAATATTGCTGGTGTAGAAGCAGCAGCTCAAGGTATTTTTGGTAAGTCAGCTAAGGAACTAACTCTACCTCAGGCTGCTTTTATTGCAGGTTTGCCACAGAGTCCGATTACCTACTCTCCATATACATCGGATGGTGCTCGTAAGTCGGATGCCGATATGATTCCTAGTCTTGAGCGTTATCAAGATGTTTTATTCAGCATGTACCGTGCTTCTTTTTTGACGAAGGAAGATTATGAAAGGTATAAAGAATATGATATCAAGCAGGATTTTGTTGCCCCTGCTCCTGTAATGACTGATACCAAAGATTATCTCTATTACGAGGTGATGGAAGAAGCTCAACAGATGATGTTTAATTATTTGGTGAAGCGAGATAAGGTCTCTGAGGGGGATCTAAAAAATGATGAGACAAAAGCCTCATATAAAGAATTAGCTAAACAAGAACTTAGTCAGGGTGGATATACGATTAAGAGTACAGTAGATAAATCTATCTATGCGGCCATGCAATCAGTGGTGGCAAATCATGGATCTGTACTAGATAATGGAAACAAATATGTAGAGACAGGTAGTGTCCTAATTGATAATGCTACGGGGGCTGTTTTAGGTTTTGTAGGTGGTCGTGATTATGCAAAAAATCAAAATAACCATGCCTTTGATACTTTGCGCTCACCGGCTTCAACTATCAAGCCGTTGTTGGCCTATGGCATTGCGATTGATCAAGGGTTGATGGGATCGGCAAGTATTCTTTCCAACTATCCAACTAATTTCTCTAGTGGTCAGCCGATTATGTATGGTACTAGTCGCGGTACAGGAATGATGAACTTACAGACTGCTATTGATATGTCTGTCAATATCCCTGCTTTTTGGACTTATAAGATGTTGCAGAATGCGAACATAGATGTCAAAGGCTACATGGAAAAAATGAATTATCATATTCCAGTGTATGACATTGAAAGTTTGCCACTCGGTGGAGGAATTGAAGTTTCTGTTTCAACGAACACTAATGCTTATCAAGCTCTAGCTAACGGTGGTGTCTACCATAAGCATTATATTGTGGAAAATATTACGGCAGCAGATGGGACGGTGGTATACCAGCATGAAGCTGCTCCTGTCCAGGTTTATTCCAAAGCGACTGCAAGTATTATGAACCAACTCTTGCGACAGGTAGTGAGTTCAGGATATACAACAACATTTAAGAGTCGCTTGAGTGGTCTCAATCCACAGGCGGCAGCATCTGATTTTATCGGGAAAACAGGTACCAGTAACGAGGTGAACGATGTTTGGCTCATGTTATCTACTCCGAGGGTGACTTTGGGGACCTGGGCCGGAAATGATGATAATTCAGAGATGTATGTGTGGACGGGCTACCATAATAACTCACAGTATGTAGCTCACATGGTTGATGCTCTTTATCGGGTTAAGGCAGATATGTTTACGGGACGGTTTGAATTGGATCGAAGTATCCTTGCGTCCAATGTTCTGGCCTCTACTGGTCAACGTCCGGGGATGGCACAGGTCAATGGTCGTCAAGTGACTGTTGGTGGTGCAGTAACCACGAGTTATTGGGCAAAGAATGGTGCGCCTGTAACCAATTATAATTTTATGATTGGGGGTACGGATAATGACCGAGCTCAGGCTTGGAATAGCATTCTTAGCTCGCAAACAAATGTCCCAGATAGTTCAAGCAACTCTAGCTCTCAGGCAACACAGACAACTCAAACGTCTGAAACACAAACGGCAACAGATGAACAAAATAGCGATGATTTTCCTTGATTTTTTCTAGTGACTATGCTATAATGATGTAAATAATTTGTCGTGTGTCTTGTTTGAAATATTGTCCAAACAAGACTTACAGCAGTTAAATCAAACTTTTTTAAAGGAAGATTTAGCTGCTCTTTTTGTGTCTATATGGGATTTTTGTGGTAGATGTTATCTATTCTTAAAGATTCCAAATTTTCAGAAAAAGGATGAATGGTAGTCATTGCAATGACTATTGATACATTAGACCTAAATTAGTGTGAAGAAAAGAAATGCAATCGTTTTGGCTTTAGCTGATGGCTCGCCTCTATGGTGTTCCTTGTGTCCAACGACACGGCATCCCTCTTCTATTTTCACTTTGGTTTCCACGGTCTCGTATCTTTTAATTGAACTCGCCTACAACTCTGTGAAAAAAGATAAACACTTCCTCGGAGGTTTGCCACCGTCGTCGCGTTTCCTATTTTTCTTTGAGTTGCTTACGGCTTAGTATCTTTAATTGAACTCGGGCTACACTCCTGTAGAAAAAGATACATCTCCTTGCAATCCTTAGATTGCTTTGTCGATGTCCTATTTTCTTTTGGAGTGTTAGACGCCCTCGTATCTTATTACAAAGGAGAAAACTTTTGGCAGGACATGAAGTTCAGTACGGCAAGCACCGTACCCGTCGTAGTTTTTCAAGAATCAAGGAAGTTCTTGATTTACCGAATTTGATTGAAATTCAGACAGATTCTTTCCAAGACTTTTTGGACTACGGTTTGAAAGAAGTCTTTGAGGATGTGCTTCCAGTATCAAACTTTACGGATACCATGGAATTGGAATTCGTTGGTTATGAATTGAAAGAGCCTAAGTATACATTGGAAGAGGCACGTGCACATGATGCTAACTACTCAGCCCCTATTTATGTGACTTTCCGCCTTGTCAACAAAGAAACAGGTGAAATCAAGACTCAGGAGGTCTTCTTTGGTGAGTTTCCGATCATGACGGAGATGGGAACCTTTATTATCAACGGTGCAGAACGGATTATTGTTTCTCAGTTGGTTCGTTCACCGGGTGTTTACTTTAATGATAAAGTAGACAAGAATGGTAAAGTTGGTTATGGTTCAACAGTCATCCCGAACCGTGGTGCTTGGTTAGAATTAGAGACTGATTCAAAAGATATTGCTTACACTCGTATTGACCGTACTCGTAAAATTCCGTTCACGACACTTGTGCGTGCTCTTGGTTTTTCAGGTGACGATGAGATTTTTGACATCTTTGGTGATAGTGAGTTGGTTCGCAATACCATTGAAAAGGATATTCACAAAAATCCAGCAGATTCTCGTACCGATGAAGCACTCAAAGAAATTTATGAGCGTCTCCGTCCGGGTGAGCCGAAGACTGCTGAAAGTTCCCGTAGCCTTTTGACTGCTCGTTTCTTTGATTCACGTCGCTATGACTTGGCGCCGGTTGGTCGTTACAAGATCAATAAGAAGCTCAGTCTTCGTACTCGCTTGCTCAACCAGACTCTGGCTGAGCATGTGATTAACGGTGAAACAGGTGAAATTGTTTTGGAAGCTGGCACAGTATTGAGTCGTGATGTGCTTGAAAGAGTAGAAGCTCAGTTTGACGAACTCAACTTGGTGGAATACATTCCAAATGATTCTGCTGTCCTTCTTGAGCCAGTTCTTTTGCAAAAATTTAAGATTGTTGCGCCTAAGGATCCAGAACGAGTTGTGACGGTTATTGGCAATGCCAATCCATCTGAAAATGTTCGTACAGTGACACCTGCGGATATCTTGGCTGAAATGAGCTACTTCCTTAACTTGTCCGAGGGTCTTGGTCGTGTAGATGATATTGACCACTTGGGTAACCGTCGTATCCGTGCGGTTGGTGAGTTGTTGGCAAACCAAGTTCGCATTGGTTTGACGCGTATGGAGCGCAACTTGCGTGAGCGTATGTCCGTTCAAGATAATGAAGTATTGACTCCGCAGCAAATCATCAATATTCGTCCTGTAACGGCTGCTATCAAAGAGTTCTTCGGTTCATCACAGTTGTCTCAGTTCATGGATCAACACAACCCGCTTTCAGAGCTATCTCACAAGCGTCGTCTATCAGCCTTAGGACCTGGTGGTTTGACTCGGGATCGTGCAGGTTATGAAGTTCGAGACGTTCACTACACTCACTATGGTCGTATGTGTCCGATTGAAACACCTGAGGGACCAAACATTGGTTTGATTAACAACTTGTCGTCTTATGGACACCTTAACAAGTATGGTTTCATTCAAACTCCATATCGTAAGATTGACCGTGCAACAGGTACGGTTACTAATGAAATCGTGTGGTTGACAGCCGATGAAGAAGATGCTTATATCGTGGCTCAGTCAACATCACCACTGGATAAAAACAACCGTTTCGTTGACAAGATTGTCATGGGGCGTCACCAAGGGAACAACCAAGAATTTCCTGCTGATTCAGCGGACTTTATGGATGTTTCACCTAAACAGGTAGTTGCGGTTGCGACAGCATGTATCCCTTTCTTGGAAAATGATGACTCTAACCGTGCCCTTATGGGAGCCAACATGCAACGTCAGGCTGTTCCATTGATTGATCCAAAGGCTCCTTACGTTGGTACTGGTATGGAATACCAAGCAGCCCATGATTCTGGTGCGGCTATTATCGCTCAACACAATGGTAAGGTAACCTATGCAGATGCGGACAAGGTAGAAGTTCGCCGCGAGGATGGTTCGCTTGATGTGTACCGCATATCTAAATTCCGCCGTTCAAACTCAGGTACGGCCTATAACCAACGTACACTCGTTAAATTGGGTGATATAGTTGAGAAAGGTGACTTTATCGCAGATGGTCCATCTATGGAAAACGGGGAAATGGCTCTTGGTCAAAACCCAATCGTTGCCTATATGACTTGGGAAGGATACAACTTCGAGGACGCTGTTATTATGAGTGAACGTTTGGTGAAGGATGATGTTTATACATCTGTTCATCTGGAGGAATACGAATCAGAAACACGTGATACGAAGTTAGGTCCTGAAGAAATTACTCGTGAAATTCCAAACGTTGGTGAGGATGCACTCAAAAACTTGGATGAAATGGGAATTATCCGTATCGGTGCAGAAGTTAAAGAAGGCGATATTCTTGTTGGTAAAGTCACACCAAAAGGTGAGAAAGATCTTTCTGCTGAGGAGCGTCTCTTGCATGCTATCTTCGGTGATAAATCACGTGAAGTACGTGATACTTCTCTTCGTGTACCACACGGTGCAGATGGTGTTGTTCGCGATGTGAAAATCTTTACGCGTGCTAACGGTGATGAGCTACAGTCAGGTGTCAATATGCTGGTGCGTGTGTATATCGCTCAAAAACGTAAGATTAAGGTCGGAGATAAGATGGCCGGTCGTCACGGTAACAAGGGTGTCGTTTCTCGTATCGTACCAGTTGAAGATATGCCATATCTTCCAGATGGAACACCAGTTGATATCATGTTGAACCCACTTGGGGTGCCGTCTCGTATGAATATCGGTCAGGTTATGGAACTGCATTTGGGTATGGCTGCTCGTAACTTGGGTATCCATATCGCAACACCGGTTTTCGATGGTGCGAGCTCAGAGGATCTCTGGTCAACTGTTAAAGAAGCAGGAATGGATTCTGATGCCAAGACCATCTTATACGATGGCCGTACTGGTGAACCATTTGATAACCGTGTGTCTGTTGGTGTCATGTACATGATCAAGCTCCATCACATGGTCGATGATAAGCTTCATGCTCGTTCTGTCGGACCATACTCCCTCGTTACGCAACAGCCGCTCGGAGGTAAGGCTCAATTTGGTGGTCAGCGTTTTGGGGAGATGGAGGTTTGGGCACTTGAAGCCTACGGTGCTTCCAATGTTCTTCAAGAAATCTTGACCTACAAGTCAGATGATGTAACAGGTCGTCTGAAAGCTTATGAAGCGATTACGAAAGGTAAGCCAATTCCAAAACCAGGAGTTCCAGAATCCTTCCGCGTTCTTGTCAAAGAATTGCAATCACTTGGTTTGGATATGCGTGTCCTGGATGAAGATAATAATGAAGTAGAATTACGTGACCTTGATGAAGGTGAAGATGACGACATCATCCACGTAGATGATCTTGAAAAAGCGCGTGCGAAAGCCGCTGCAGATGCAGCCGCAGCCTTCGCAGCCGCAGAGGACTAAAAACATCCGGGGGATGTTTTTAGCCCGACTCCTAGAAATACGAAAGAGTCGGAACGTCCGGGGGATGTTTTTAGCCCGACTCCTAGAAATACGAAAGAGTCGGAACGTCCGGGGGATGTTTTTAGCCCGACTCCTAGAAATACGAAAGAGTCGGAACGTCCGGGGGATGTTTTTAGCTCGACTCCTAGAAATACGAAAGAGTCGGAACGTCCGGGGGATGTTTTTAGCTCGACTCCTAGAAATACGAAAGAGTCGGAACATCCGGGGGATGTTTTTAGCCTGACACCTAGAATGTAAAGGTGTCGGTTAGGAAGGAGATAAAAGC from Streptococcus ruminantium includes:
- the rpoB gene encoding DNA-directed RNA polymerase subunit beta produces the protein MAGHEVQYGKHRTRRSFSRIKEVLDLPNLIEIQTDSFQDFLDYGLKEVFEDVLPVSNFTDTMELEFVGYELKEPKYTLEEARAHDANYSAPIYVTFRLVNKETGEIKTQEVFFGEFPIMTEMGTFIINGAERIIVSQLVRSPGVYFNDKVDKNGKVGYGSTVIPNRGAWLELETDSKDIAYTRIDRTRKIPFTTLVRALGFSGDDEIFDIFGDSELVRNTIEKDIHKNPADSRTDEALKEIYERLRPGEPKTAESSRSLLTARFFDSRRYDLAPVGRYKINKKLSLRTRLLNQTLAEHVINGETGEIVLEAGTVLSRDVLERVEAQFDELNLVEYIPNDSAVLLEPVLLQKFKIVAPKDPERVVTVIGNANPSENVRTVTPADILAEMSYFLNLSEGLGRVDDIDHLGNRRIRAVGELLANQVRIGLTRMERNLRERMSVQDNEVLTPQQIINIRPVTAAIKEFFGSSQLSQFMDQHNPLSELSHKRRLSALGPGGLTRDRAGYEVRDVHYTHYGRMCPIETPEGPNIGLINNLSSYGHLNKYGFIQTPYRKIDRATGTVTNEIVWLTADEEDAYIVAQSTSPLDKNNRFVDKIVMGRHQGNNQEFPADSADFMDVSPKQVVAVATACIPFLENDDSNRALMGANMQRQAVPLIDPKAPYVGTGMEYQAAHDSGAAIIAQHNGKVTYADADKVEVRREDGSLDVYRISKFRRSNSGTAYNQRTLVKLGDIVEKGDFIADGPSMENGEMALGQNPIVAYMTWEGYNFEDAVIMSERLVKDDVYTSVHLEEYESETRDTKLGPEEITREIPNVGEDALKNLDEMGIIRIGAEVKEGDILVGKVTPKGEKDLSAEERLLHAIFGDKSREVRDTSLRVPHGADGVVRDVKIFTRANGDELQSGVNMLVRVYIAQKRKIKVGDKMAGRHGNKGVVSRIVPVEDMPYLPDGTPVDIMLNPLGVPSRMNIGQVMELHLGMAARNLGIHIATPVFDGASSEDLWSTVKEAGMDSDAKTILYDGRTGEPFDNRVSVGVMYMIKLHHMVDDKLHARSVGPYSLVTQQPLGGKAQFGGQRFGEMEVWALEAYGASNVLQEILTYKSDDVTGRLKAYEAITKGKPIPKPGVPESFRVLVKELQSLGLDMRVLDEDNNEVELRDLDEGEDDDIIHVDDLEKARAKAAADAAAAFAAAED